A genome region from Dickeya dadantii NCPPB 898 includes the following:
- the carA gene encoding glutamine-hydrolyzing carbamoyl-phosphate synthase small subunit, producing MIKSALLVLEDGTQFHGRAIGAEGTAVGEVVFNTSMTGYQEILTDPSYSRQIVTLTYPHIGNVGANKADEESPAVHAQGLVIRDLPLIASNYRSEESLSDYLKRNNIVAIADIDTRKLTRLLREKGAQNGCIIAGDAPDAALALEKAKAFPGLKGMDLAKEVTTHSSYSWLQGSWTLEGELPAAKEESELPYHVVAYDYGVKRNILRMLVDRGCRLTVVPAQTPAEEVLKLNPDGIFLSNGPGDPEPCDYAISAIKTFLETEIPVFGICLGHQLLALASGAKTVKMKFGHHGGNHPVKDLDGNRVMITAQNHGFAVDETSLPATLRTTHKSLFDGSLQGIHRTDKAAFSFQGHPEASPGPHDAAPLFDHFIELIESYRNTK from the coding sequence TTGATTAAGTCAGCGCTATTGGTTCTGGAAGACGGAACCCAATTCCACGGTCGGGCCATTGGGGCAGAGGGAACGGCAGTGGGGGAAGTGGTTTTCAATACGTCAATGACCGGTTATCAAGAAATCCTCACTGATCCTTCCTATTCCCGCCAGATTGTCACTCTTACTTATCCCCATATCGGTAATGTCGGCGCCAATAAAGCCGATGAAGAATCCCCCGCCGTTCATGCTCAGGGCCTGGTCATCCGCGATTTACCCCTGATTGCCAGCAACTACCGCAGCGAAGAAAGCCTGTCTGATTACCTCAAGCGCAACAACATTGTGGCGATTGCGGACATCGACACCCGCAAACTGACGCGACTGCTGCGTGAAAAAGGCGCGCAGAACGGCTGCATCATCGCGGGCGATGCGCCGGATGCGGCACTGGCGTTGGAAAAAGCCAAGGCGTTCCCCGGCCTGAAAGGCATGGATCTGGCGAAAGAAGTCACCACCCACTCCAGCTATAGCTGGTTGCAGGGCAGTTGGACGCTGGAAGGCGAGCTGCCGGCAGCGAAAGAAGAGAGTGAACTGCCGTACCACGTGGTGGCGTACGATTACGGCGTGAAGCGCAATATCCTGCGCATGCTGGTGGATCGCGGCTGCCGCCTGACGGTAGTGCCGGCGCAAACCCCGGCGGAAGAAGTGCTGAAGCTCAACCCGGACGGCATTTTCCTGTCCAACGGCCCTGGCGATCCGGAGCCGTGCGATTACGCCATCAGCGCGATCAAAACCTTCCTGGAAACCGAGATTCCGGTGTTCGGCATCTGTCTGGGCCACCAGTTGCTGGCGCTGGCCAGCGGCGCGAAAACCGTCAAGATGAAATTCGGCCACCACGGCGGTAACCATCCGGTCAAAGATCTGGACGGCAACCGGGTGATGATCACCGCGCAAAACCACGGGTTTGCGGTAGACGAGACGTCTCTGCCCGCCACGCTGCGCACGACGCATAAGTCGCTGTTCGACGGTTCGCTGCAGGGCATTCACCGCACCGATAAAGCGGCGTTCAGTTTCCAGGGTCACCCGGAAGCCAGCCCCGGCCCGCATGATGCCGCGCCGCTGTTCGATCACTTCATCGAGCTGATTGAGTCTTACCGTAACACCAAATAA
- the dapB gene encoding 4-hydroxy-tetrahydrodipicolinate reductase: protein MRDAQIRVAIAGAGGRMGRQLIQAALQMDGVALGAALEREDSSLLGSDAGELAGAGKTDITVQSSLEAVVDDFDVFIDFTRPEGTLSHLAFCRKHGKGMVIGTTGFDEQGKAAIQQAAADIGIVFAANFSVGVNVLLKLLEKAAKVMGDYTDIEIIEAHHRHKVDAPSGTALAMGEAIAGALGRDLKQCAVYAREGYTGEREPKSIGFATIRAGDIVGEHTAMFADVGERIEITHKASSRMTFANGAVRSALWVSSRNHGLFDMRDVLGLDDI, encoded by the coding sequence ATGCGTGATGCACAAATCCGCGTCGCCATCGCGGGAGCGGGTGGCCGCATGGGACGGCAGTTGATTCAGGCTGCGTTGCAGATGGATGGCGTAGCGCTGGGCGCTGCGCTGGAACGTGAAGACTCGTCCCTGCTTGGCAGCGATGCGGGAGAATTGGCCGGCGCAGGTAAAACGGATATCACCGTACAAAGCAGCCTTGAGGCGGTCGTTGACGATTTCGATGTATTTATCGATTTCACCCGTCCGGAAGGTACGCTGAGCCACCTGGCTTTTTGCCGTAAGCACGGTAAAGGGATGGTGATAGGCACCACCGGTTTTGACGAGCAGGGCAAAGCCGCGATCCAGCAGGCTGCCGCCGACATTGGGATTGTCTTTGCCGCCAACTTTAGCGTCGGGGTTAACGTGCTGCTCAAGCTGCTGGAAAAAGCGGCCAAAGTGATGGGCGATTACACGGATATTGAAATCATTGAAGCGCACCACCGCCACAAAGTGGATGCGCCGTCAGGCACCGCGCTGGCGATGGGGGAAGCGATCGCCGGAGCGCTGGGCCGCGATCTGAAGCAATGTGCGGTTTATGCACGTGAAGGCTATACCGGCGAACGGGAGCCGAAAAGCATCGGTTTTGCCACTATTCGTGCCGGCGATATCGTGGGTGAACATACTGCCATGTTTGCAGATGTCGGTGAACGTATCGAGATAACGCACAAGGCTTCCAGCCGCATGACGTTTGCAAATGGCGCGGTCAGGTCCGCATTGTGGGTAAGCTCTCGTAATCATGGTCTTTTTGATATGAGAGATGTGCTGGGGCTTGATGACATATAA
- the rihC gene encoding ribonucleoside hydrolase RihC, with protein sequence MKRIPIILDTDPGIDDAVAIAAALFAPELELKLITTVAGNVDVEKTTRNALQLLHFWGSTVPVAQGAATPLARALRDAAYVHGESGMAGYDFVAHDRVALEKPAVQAMYQCLSSSPEPVTLVTIGPLTNIALLLTQYPQCKSSIKRLVMMGGSSGRGNFTPNAEFNIAIDPEAAARVFDSGIDIVMCGLDVTNNAVLAPDYLEALPGLNRTGAMLHALFSHYRSGSMATGLRMHDLCAIAYLVQPALFTLQHCFVAVETRGEYTAGTTVVDLQHHLSRPANAQVALALDVAGFRAWVAQVLALAP encoded by the coding sequence ATGAAGCGAATCCCGATTATTCTGGATACCGACCCGGGTATTGACGATGCCGTTGCTATCGCCGCCGCCTTATTTGCTCCTGAACTGGAGCTGAAGCTCATCACCACGGTAGCGGGAAACGTGGATGTGGAAAAAACCACCCGCAACGCGCTGCAACTGCTGCATTTTTGGGGCTCGACGGTGCCGGTTGCACAAGGGGCGGCGACGCCGCTGGCGCGCGCGTTGCGTGACGCGGCTTACGTCCACGGTGAGTCCGGGATGGCGGGGTATGACTTTGTGGCGCATGACCGGGTAGCGCTGGAAAAGCCCGCGGTGCAGGCGATGTATCAATGCCTGAGCAGCAGCCCCGAGCCGGTGACGCTGGTCACCATCGGGCCGCTCACCAATATCGCATTGCTGCTGACCCAATACCCGCAGTGTAAAAGCAGTATTAAACGTCTGGTAATGATGGGCGGTTCGTCAGGGCGCGGCAACTTTACGCCGAATGCGGAATTCAATATCGCGATTGATCCGGAAGCGGCGGCACGAGTGTTCGACAGCGGAATCGACATCGTGATGTGTGGTCTGGACGTTACCAACAATGCGGTGCTGGCGCCGGATTATCTGGAAGCGTTGCCGGGGCTTAACCGGACCGGTGCCATGCTTCATGCGTTGTTCAGTCACTACCGCAGCGGCAGCATGGCGACCGGTTTGCGTATGCATGATCTATGCGCTATTGCTTATCTGGTGCAACCGGCGTTGTTTACCCTGCAGCACTGCTTTGTGGCGGTGGAAACCCGCGGCGAGTATACCGCGGGCACCACGGTGGTGGATCTTCAACACCATCTGAGCCGCCCGGCCAACGCGCAGGTGGCGTTAGCGCTGGATGTGGCTGGTTTCCGCGCCTGGGTGGCGCAGGTGTTGGCGCTGGCGCCTTGA
- the ispH gene encoding 4-hydroxy-3-methylbut-2-enyl diphosphate reductase has product MKILLANPRGFCAGVDRAISIVERALEVYGAPIYVRHEVVHNRYVVEGLRERGAIFIEQIEDVPDGAILIFSAHGVSQAVRAEAKSRELTVFDATCPLVTKVHMEVARASRKGTEAILIGHAGHPEVEGTMGQYNNPNGGMYLVEGPEDVWALQVKDESNLCFMTQTTLSVDDTSAVIDALRARFPQIVGPRKDDICYATTNRQEAVRNLAAEASVVLVVGSKNSSNSNRLAELAQRVGKPSYLIDSADDIQEGWLKSVACVGVTAGASAPDVLVQQVIKRLQSMGGQIAMEMQGREENIVFEVPKELRMDVREVE; this is encoded by the coding sequence ATGAAAATCCTGCTGGCTAATCCGCGTGGATTTTGCGCTGGCGTCGACCGCGCCATCAGCATTGTCGAGCGGGCGCTGGAAGTCTACGGCGCGCCGATTTACGTCCGTCATGAAGTGGTACATAACCGCTATGTGGTGGAAGGGTTGCGCGAGCGCGGCGCTATCTTCATCGAGCAAATCGAAGATGTACCGGATGGCGCCATTCTGATTTTTTCCGCTCACGGCGTCTCGCAGGCGGTGCGGGCGGAAGCCAAAAGCCGGGAACTGACCGTCTTCGATGCCACCTGCCCGCTGGTGACCAAAGTGCATATGGAAGTGGCGCGCGCCAGCCGTAAGGGAACGGAGGCGATCCTGATCGGCCATGCCGGGCATCCTGAAGTGGAAGGCACCATGGGCCAGTACAACAACCCGAACGGCGGTATGTATCTGGTGGAAGGTCCCGAGGACGTCTGGGCGCTGCAGGTGAAAGACGAATCCAACCTCTGTTTCATGACCCAGACCACGTTGTCGGTGGACGATACGTCGGCGGTGATCGATGCGCTGCGGGCGCGTTTCCCGCAGATTGTCGGGCCGCGCAAAGACGATATTTGCTACGCGACCACCAACCGTCAGGAAGCGGTGCGTAATCTGGCGGCCGAAGCCAGCGTGGTGCTGGTGGTCGGCTCGAAAAACTCGTCCAATTCCAATCGCCTGGCAGAGCTGGCTCAGCGCGTCGGTAAACCGTCTTACCTGATTGATTCCGCTGATGATATTCAGGAAGGGTGGCTGAAGAGTGTCGCCTGTGTCGGGGTAACGGCTGGAGCTTCCGCGCCGGACGTGCTGGTTCAGCAGGTGATCAAACGCCTGCAGAGCATGGGCGGACAGATCGCGATGGAGATGCAGGGGCGCGAAGAGAACATCGTGTTTGAAGTGCCGAAGGAACTGCGTATGGACGTTCGTGAAGTGGAATAA
- the fkpB gene encoding FKBP-type peptidyl-prolyl cis-trans isomerase has protein sequence MTEWVTNGCEVLVHFALMLEDGSVAESTRESGKPAMFRLGDGSLSAALEAQLLDLRVGDRRQFSLPPESTFGPSNPDLIQFFLRRDFAQTGVPDVGTIMLFSGMAGNDMPGIIREVAEESVTVDFNHPLAGHTITFDVEVLEIHPPSAEATHENPAG, from the coding sequence ATGACGGAATGGGTGACAAACGGTTGTGAAGTGCTGGTGCATTTTGCGCTGATGCTGGAAGACGGTTCCGTGGCGGAATCGACGCGCGAAAGCGGTAAGCCGGCGATGTTCCGGTTGGGCGACGGCAGCCTGTCGGCGGCGCTGGAGGCTCAGTTGCTGGACCTGCGGGTTGGCGACAGGCGCCAGTTCAGTCTGCCGCCGGAGTCTACGTTCGGTCCCTCGAATCCGGACTTGATCCAGTTCTTCCTGCGCCGCGACTTTGCGCAGACCGGGGTGCCCGACGTGGGCACCATCATGCTGTTCAGCGGCATGGCCGGTAACGATATGCCGGGCATCATTCGCGAGGTGGCGGAAGAGTCGGTTACGGTGGATTTCAACCATCCGCTGGCCGGGCACACCATCACCTTTGACGTGGAAGTACTGGAGATTCATCCCCCTTCAGCGGAGGCAACGCATGAAAATCCTGCTGGCTAA
- the lspA gene encoding signal peptidase II has product MSKSTGATGLRWLWLAALVLVVDLGSKQWVMTHFQLGESVPLVPFFNFTYAHNYGAAFSFLADKGGWQRWLFAVIALVIIVALLAMMHRSSASQKLNNIAYSLIIGGAIGNLADRLVHGYVIDFLDFYVGNWHYPTFNLADSAIVVGALLIVLEGFLASPQKKQAEGK; this is encoded by the coding sequence ATGAGTAAATCTACTGGAGCAACGGGTCTGCGCTGGCTGTGGCTGGCTGCACTGGTACTGGTGGTCGATTTGGGCAGCAAACAGTGGGTGATGACCCACTTTCAGCTGGGCGAATCGGTACCGCTGGTGCCATTCTTCAATTTTACCTACGCTCATAACTATGGCGCGGCGTTCAGCTTCCTGGCGGACAAAGGCGGCTGGCAGCGCTGGCTGTTTGCCGTAATCGCGTTGGTGATTATTGTGGCGCTGCTGGCGATGATGCATCGCTCCAGCGCCAGCCAGAAGCTGAATAATATTGCGTATTCGCTGATTATCGGCGGCGCGATCGGCAATCTGGCCGATCGACTGGTGCATGGTTATGTGATCGATTTTCTGGATTTTTATGTCGGCAACTGGCATTACCCGACGTTTAATCTGGCGGATAGCGCGATTGTGGTCGGCGCACTGCTGATTGTGCTGGAGGGGTTTCTGGCTTCTCCGCAAAAAAAGCAGGCGGAAGGTAAATAA
- the ileS gene encoding isoleucine--tRNA ligase, with protein MSDYKTTLNLPETGFPMRGDLAKREPDMLKRWYEQDLYGIIRGAKKGKKTFILHDGPPYANGNIHIGHSVNKILKDIIIKSKGLSGYDSPYVPGWDCHGLPIELKVEQLVGKPGEKVSAAQFREECRKYAAEQVAGQKKDFIRLGVLGDWDRPYLTMDFKTEANIIRALGRIIENGHLHKGAKPVHWCADCGSALAEAEVEYYDKTSPAIDVAFNAVDRAAVLAKFGLAADAVNGDVALVIWTTTPWTLPANRAISLNAEFDYALIQVAGKAIIVAEGLADAVAKRVAGSDASTRLGHTVKGSDLELLRFRHPFMDFDVPAILGDHVTLDAGTGAVHTAGGHGPDDYVISQKYQLEIANPVGPNGCFLPGTFPGLDGLFVFKANDKIVELLRERGALLHDEKLQHSYPCCWRHKSPILFRATPQWFVSMDQNGLRKQSLSEIKGVQWIPDWGQARIESMVANRPDWCISRQRTWGVPMSLFVHKETQALHPRTTELIEAVAKRVEQDGIQAWWDLNPADLLGADAAEYEKVPDTLDVWFDSGSTHASVVDVRPEFSGHAADMYLEGSDQHRGWFMSSLMISTAIKGKAPYRQVLTHGFTVDGQGRKMSKSIGNTVSPQDVMDKLGADILRLWIGSTDYSGEIAVSDEILKRSADAYRRIRNTARFLLANLNGFDPAQHSVKPEDMVVLDRWAVGCAKAAQDEIVEAYESYDFHRVVQRLMQFCSIEMGSFYLDIIKDRQYTAKHDSVARRSCQTALFHIAEALVRWMAPILSFTADEIWAYLPGERAQYVFTEEWYDGLFGLADSEPMNDAFWTDMLNVRGEVNKVIEQARNDKRIGGSLEAAVTLYADDTLFAKLSSLQGELHFALLTSRARLEHDENAPADAQQSELPGLKVVLSKADGEKCPRCWHYETDIGSDAAHPDVCGRCATNVGGNGEERKFV; from the coding sequence ATGAGTGACTATAAAACTACCCTGAATTTGCCGGAAACAGGGTTCCCGATGCGTGGCGATTTGGCCAAGCGCGAACCTGACATGCTGAAACGTTGGTATGAACAGGATTTGTACGGGATTATTCGTGGCGCCAAGAAGGGTAAAAAAACCTTTATCCTTCACGATGGCCCGCCGTATGCGAACGGCAATATTCACATTGGTCACTCGGTTAACAAGATTCTCAAAGACATTATTATCAAGTCCAAAGGTCTGTCTGGTTATGACTCGCCGTACGTGCCGGGTTGGGACTGCCACGGCCTGCCGATCGAACTGAAAGTAGAACAACTGGTGGGCAAGCCGGGCGAGAAGGTCAGCGCCGCGCAGTTCCGTGAAGAGTGCCGCAAGTATGCCGCCGAGCAGGTTGCCGGACAGAAAAAAGATTTCATCCGTCTGGGCGTGCTGGGCGATTGGGATCGCCCCTACCTGACGATGGATTTCAAAACCGAAGCCAACATTATTCGCGCACTGGGCCGCATCATCGAAAATGGCCATCTGCACAAGGGCGCCAAGCCGGTGCACTGGTGCGCCGACTGCGGTTCCGCGTTGGCGGAAGCGGAAGTAGAGTATTACGACAAAACCTCTCCGGCGATTGATGTGGCGTTCAACGCGGTCGATCGCGCGGCGGTGCTGGCGAAATTCGGCCTGGCCGCCGATGCGGTAAACGGCGATGTCGCGCTGGTCATCTGGACCACCACCCCCTGGACGTTGCCGGCCAACCGCGCCATCTCACTGAACGCCGAGTTTGACTATGCGCTGATTCAGGTGGCCGGCAAAGCCATCATCGTTGCCGAAGGGCTGGCCGACGCGGTCGCTAAACGCGTGGCCGGGAGCGACGCCAGCACCCGTCTGGGTCATACCGTCAAAGGCAGCGATCTGGAACTGCTGCGTTTCCGCCATCCGTTCATGGATTTCGACGTGCCTGCCATTCTGGGCGATCACGTTACGCTGGACGCCGGTACCGGTGCGGTACATACCGCCGGTGGTCACGGCCCTGACGACTATGTCATCAGCCAGAAATACCAACTGGAAATCGCTAACCCGGTCGGACCGAACGGTTGTTTCCTGCCGGGCACGTTCCCGGGGCTGGATGGCCTGTTCGTGTTCAAAGCCAACGACAAGATTGTCGAGCTGCTGCGTGAGCGCGGCGCGCTGCTGCATGATGAAAAATTGCAGCACAGCTATCCGTGCTGCTGGCGTCATAAATCGCCGATCCTGTTCCGCGCCACGCCGCAGTGGTTCGTGAGCATGGACCAGAACGGCCTGCGTAAACAGTCGCTGTCCGAAATCAAGGGCGTGCAGTGGATCCCGGACTGGGGTCAGGCGCGTATCGAATCCATGGTGGCGAACCGTCCTGACTGGTGCATTTCCCGTCAGCGTACCTGGGGCGTGCCGATGTCGTTGTTCGTGCACAAAGAGACGCAGGCGTTGCACCCGCGTACCACCGAACTGATCGAAGCGGTGGCTAAGCGCGTCGAACAGGACGGTATTCAGGCATGGTGGGATTTGAACCCGGCTGACCTGCTGGGTGCGGACGCCGCCGAGTACGAAAAAGTGCCGGATACGCTGGATGTGTGGTTCGATTCCGGATCAACCCACGCATCAGTGGTGGATGTGCGTCCGGAATTCAGCGGTCACGCGGCGGACATGTATCTGGAAGGTTCCGACCAGCATCGCGGCTGGTTCATGTCTTCGCTGATGATTTCTACCGCCATCAAAGGCAAGGCGCCGTACCGTCAGGTACTGACCCACGGCTTCACCGTGGACGGCCAGGGCCGCAAGATGTCGAAATCCATCGGCAACACCGTCAGCCCGCAGGACGTGATGGATAAACTGGGCGCGGATATTCTGCGCCTGTGGATCGGTTCTACCGACTACTCCGGCGAGATCGCGGTGTCCGACGAGATCCTCAAGCGTTCCGCCGATGCCTATCGCCGTATCCGCAACACCGCGCGTTTCCTGCTGGCCAACCTGAACGGTTTCGACCCGGCGCAGCACAGCGTGAAACCGGAAGATATGGTGGTGCTGGATCGCTGGGCGGTGGGCTGCGCTAAAGCCGCGCAGGACGAGATCGTCGAGGCTTACGAGAGCTACGATTTCCACCGTGTGGTCCAGCGTTTGATGCAGTTCTGCTCCATCGAGATGGGGTCGTTCTATCTGGATATCATCAAGGACCGTCAGTACACCGCGAAACACGATAGCGTGGCGCGTCGCAGCTGCCAGACCGCGCTGTTCCATATCGCCGAAGCGCTGGTGCGCTGGATGGCGCCGATTCTCTCCTTTACCGCGGATGAGATCTGGGCCTACCTGCCGGGTGAGCGCGCGCAGTATGTCTTCACCGAAGAGTGGTATGACGGTTTGTTCGGACTGGCGGACAGCGAGCCGATGAACGATGCTTTCTGGACCGACATGCTGAATGTACGCGGTGAAGTGAACAAAGTGATCGAACAGGCGCGTAACGACAAGCGCATCGGTGGTTCTCTGGAAGCGGCGGTAACGTTGTATGCCGACGACACGCTGTTTGCGAAGCTCAGCAGCCTGCAGGGCGAACTGCACTTTGCCTTGTTAACCTCCAGGGCGCGTCTGGAACATGACGAAAATGCGCCGGCGGATGCCCAGCAGAGTGAATTACCGGGTCTGAAAGTTGTCCTTAGTAAGGCCGACGGGGAGAAATGCCCGCGTTGTTGGCACTATGAAACGGATATCGGCAGCGATGCCGCGCATCCGGATGTGTGTGGTCGCTGTGCGACCAATGTTGGCGGCAATGGCGAAGAGCGTAAATTTGTCTGA
- the ribF gene encoding bifunctional riboflavin kinase/FAD synthetase — protein MQLIRGIHNLQACHYGCVLTIGNFDGVHRGHQALLERLKQEGQARGLPVMVMIFEPQPLELFAPEKAPARLTRLRDKVKYLAQAGVDYLLCVTFDAGFAANHANTFISSLLVEKLGVKFLVVGDDFRFGAGREGDFLLLQKAGAEQNFEVISTTTFCSSGKRVSSTAVREALAQDNLALAEELLGHPFSISGRVVHGNELGRTIGFPTANLPLKRQVSPVSGVYAVQVYGLGDAPLPGVANIGTRPTVNGDKRQQLEVHLLDVALDLYGRHIDVVMCKKLRSEQRFASLDALKQQIANDVVAAREFFGLKAPV, from the coding sequence ATGCAGCTAATTCGCGGTATACACAATCTCCAGGCCTGCCATTACGGCTGTGTGCTAACTATTGGTAACTTTGACGGTGTCCACCGCGGACATCAGGCACTGCTCGAACGCCTGAAGCAGGAAGGGCAGGCGCGCGGGTTGCCGGTGATGGTGATGATTTTCGAACCTCAGCCGCTGGAACTGTTTGCCCCGGAGAAAGCGCCGGCACGACTGACCCGCCTGCGCGACAAAGTGAAATATCTGGCGCAGGCCGGCGTGGATTACCTGCTGTGCGTAACCTTTGACGCCGGCTTTGCCGCTAACCATGCCAATACCTTTATCTCCAGTCTGCTGGTGGAAAAACTGGGGGTGAAGTTTCTGGTCGTGGGAGATGACTTCCGCTTCGGGGCTGGCCGGGAGGGGGATTTCCTGTTATTACAGAAAGCCGGCGCCGAGCAGAATTTCGAGGTGATCAGCACCACCACCTTCTGTAGCAGCGGCAAGCGGGTGAGCAGCACCGCCGTGCGTGAAGCGCTGGCGCAGGACAACCTGGCGCTGGCGGAGGAACTGCTGGGGCATCCGTTCAGTATTTCTGGTCGGGTGGTGCACGGCAATGAGCTGGGGCGCACTATCGGTTTTCCAACGGCCAACCTGCCTCTCAAACGCCAGGTATCGCCTGTCAGCGGCGTGTATGCGGTTCAGGTGTACGGGCTGGGCGACGCGCCGTTGCCCGGCGTGGCCAATATCGGCACCCGCCCGACGGTGAACGGCGACAAACGCCAGCAACTGGAAGTGCATCTACTGGATGTGGCACTGGATCTGTATGGCCGACATATAGATGTGGTGATGTGTAAAAAATTACGTAGTGAGCAGCGGTTTGCTTCGCTGGATGCGCTGAAGCAGCAAATCGCCAACGATGTGGTGGCCGCCCGTGAGTTCTTCGGGTTGAAGGCACCGGTTTAA